From Myxocyprinus asiaticus isolate MX2 ecotype Aquarium Trade chromosome 49, UBuf_Myxa_2, whole genome shotgun sequence, a single genomic window includes:
- the LOC127438208 gene encoding adhesion G-protein coupled receptor G7-like, with protein MPALIVGISLATTYSLRDPLGYRQEEFCWLASLDNEGRFEPKRPMLWGFLLPLAAMLSFNIALLVYFSKTICCANPNLKSSRRTPLKKKILSSFSLAVMLGLSWVIGYFVLITHDKTLYTILSVVFCLFNTTQGVQIFILFTLRPFLKKRARDNLDSPTESKVDS; from the exons ATGCCTGCTCTAATTGTTGGCATCTCACTGGCCACCACCTACAGCTTAAGGGACCCGCTAGGATATCGACAAGAAGAGTT TTGCTGGCTGGCTTCTCTGGACAACGAAGGGAGATTTGAACCAAAGCGGCCAATGCTTTGGGGTTTTTTGCTCCCACTAGCGGCTATGCTCAGTTTTAACATAGCTCTTCTCGTCTACTTCTCCAAAACCATCTGCTGTGCAAATCCTAACCTGAAGAG CTCACGAAGAACACCTCTGAAGAAGAAGATTCTGAGTAGTTTCTCTCTGGCTGTAATGCTCGGTTTGTCCTGGGTCATTGGCTACTTTGTGCTCATTACCCATGATAAAACACTTTACACCATTCTCAGCGTGGTCTTCTGTCTCTTCAACACAACACAG GGTGTTCAgattttcattttattcacaCTGAGGCCTTTTCTAAAGAAGAGAGCTCGAGATAATCTTGATTCTCCGACTGAATCAAAGGTGGATTCTTAA